The genomic region GCAGATGACGCACCACACAGGCCTCGAAGCTGTCCAGATTGTCGCGCTCACGCGCCGACAGCGGCACCACGTCGGCAAAGGGAAACCGTGCTGCGAGGCTCTGCAGATGCGGCAGCAACAGTGCCCGGTCCTCCAGCAGGTCGACTTTGTTCACCACCAGGATGATAGGGACCTGCACGTCCCTGAGCTTGTCCAGGATCCACTGATCCTCAGTATCCCAACGGGTACCTTCCACCATGAACGCCACGACATCGACACTGTGCAGTGCCGTGACCGCCGCCTTGTTGATGGCGCGGTTCAGGGCCTTGCGGTCGCCCTGGTGCAGTCCCGGTGTGTCCACATAGACGATCTGGGCCGCCGCGAGCGTCTTGATGCCGAGGATACGGTGGCGGGTAGTCTGCGGGCGGTGCGAGGTGATGCTGATCTTCTGGCCGAGCAGGCCGTTGAGCAGGGTCGACTTGCCCACATTGGGCCGTCCCACCAGCGCCACGTAGCCACAACGAAAGGCCTCTTCGCTCATATACGACACCCTGATCCGCTTACAACCACAAAGGACACGAAGGACACAAAGGCGTCACTCATAAAAGATACCGATCCCCACAAATCACGGCCCACCTCGAGCCCCGGGACAGCATGCCCCTTGGGCACTCCGGACAGCATAAGCCTTCATGTCCTTCGTGTCCTTTGTGGTTTGCGGGTCTTGTACGACCCTCGGAAACGGTCAGTCGGCATCCACACCGAGCACTTCCAGCATGTGCTGTGCCGCGTGCTGCTCGGCGTGGCGGCGGCTGCGGCCCGTGCCGCGGGCCTCCTGCCCCACATCTGTCAGTCGGCATTCCACCTCGAAGACCTGCTCATGGGCGCTGCCACGGACCGAAACGACAGCATACTCGGGGAGGCGCTGATGGCGGGCCTGCAGGAATTCCTGCAGCCGGGTCTTGGCATCCTTGGTGGCAACGGGCTCTGCCGGTAGCGCGGCAAGGCGCGCCGCATACAGTGCCTGGATCACCGTGGCGCAGGGTGCGAAACCGCTGTCCAGATAGATGGCGCCGAGGACCGCCTCGAGGGCGTCGGCGAGGGTGGATTCGCGCCGGTAGCCACCACTCTTGAGTTCGCCGGACCCCAGGCGCAGATGTTCGCCCAGATCCAGGTCGCGCGCCAGTTCCGCCAGCGTCTGCTCACGTACCAGGGCGGCGCGCAGCCGGCTGAGTTCGCCCTCGCTCGCCTCGGGATAGCGCCGGTAGAGCACCTCGGCGATCACCAGCCCGAGGACAGCGTCGCCGAGGAATTCCAGCCGTTCATTGCTGCACCCGCCGGCACTGCGGTGGGTGAGCGCGTTGACCAGGAACACCGGCTCACGGAACCGGTACCTCAGTCGCCGCAGCAGTGCGTCCTCGGAGTCGATCAACGCCGCACTACCTCGACCTCCTTCTTGAAGGTGGCGACTGCATCGATATTGCCGAGCACCGGCACGCGCTTCTCATAGTCCACCGATATGCGCATCCGGCCACCCTGACTTTCCACCTTCACATCCCGGCCGGAGATGCTCGTGACGTCGTTCACGCTGAAACGCTTGTCCAGCATCGAGCGGATCTCAGCCGTCGTCTTCGACCCGATTTCCGGCTCGTTCTCCAGCGACTCGATGGCGCTCGCGACACTGAAATATTCCAGGTAACCCGGCGTCAGACGCAGCGCCAACAGCACGAAGAAGCCGATCAGGCCCAGTACGATGATCCAGCCGATGGCCGTCATACCACGTTGCGATTGCAGTGTCCGCATAGCCCCCCCTCAAGTCGTCGATTGTCAGTCAATGGTCTGTCCGAGACGGTCCCACTCCACGCCCCCGGCGGCGCTGTCCCAGTTCATCCAGATCATGAAGGCCTTCCCGACCAGGTTGGCCTCCGGCACTGGACCGAAATAGCGGCTGTCCTTACTGTTGTCACGATTGTCGCCCATCATGAAATAGTGGCCCGCCGGCACCTCGATCTCACCCTCGACGCCACCGCTGCCGGGCCGTACCAGGATCTGATGAACCACGTCGCCGAGTCGCTCCTCGCGCAGGCTCGCGCCCGAACTGGATACCCCCGAACCGATGCCGA from Gammaproteobacteria bacterium harbors:
- a CDS encoding DUF4845 domain-containing protein; this translates as MRTLQSQRGMTAIGWIIVLGLIGFFVLLALRLTPGYLEYFSVASAIESLENEPEIGSKTTAEIRSMLDKRFSVNDVTSISGRDVKVESQGGRMRISVDYEKRVPVLGNIDAVATFKKEVEVVRR
- the rnc gene encoding ribonuclease III, which codes for MIDSEDALLRRLRYRFREPVFLVNALTHRSAGGCSNERLEFLGDAVLGLVIAEVLYRRYPEASEGELSRLRAALVREQTLAELARDLDLGEHLRLGSGELKSGGYRRESTLADALEAVLGAIYLDSGFAPCATVIQALYAARLAALPAEPVATKDAKTRLQEFLQARHQRLPEYAVVSVRGSAHEQVFEVECRLTDVGQEARGTGRSRRHAEQHAAQHMLEVLGVDAD
- the era gene encoding GTPase Era, encoding MSEEAFRCGYVALVGRPNVGKSTLLNGLLGQKISITSHRPQTTRHRILGIKTLAAAQIVYVDTPGLHQGDRKALNRAINKAAVTALHSVDVVAFMVEGTRWDTEDQWILDKLRDVQVPIILVVNKVDLLEDRALLLPHLQSLAARFPFADVVPLSARERDNLDSFEACVVRHLPQAPPIYPEDQITDRSERFLAAERVREKLFRKLGQEVPYGLTVEIEQFKQEGNLRRIHALIWVDRDSHKAIVIGKGGVLLKEVGSEARRDLEQLFDGKVFLQLWVKVKAGWADDERALRSLGYGGEE